The Branchiostoma floridae strain S238N-H82 chromosome 18, Bfl_VNyyK, whole genome shotgun sequence DNA window agacactgtcaaacaaacaaacaaacaaacaaacaaacaaacagggtaTGAAGGAAGGAGACAGCCGTAAGTTGGAGATGTGGTACGGCAAGCCCGACTCTTCAGAACGGTAcacagtacaggtgagacactgtcaaacaaacaaacaaacaaacaaacaaacaaacagggtaTGAAGGAAGGANNNNNNNNNNNNNNNNNNNNNNNNNNNNNNNNNNNNNNNNNNNNNNNNNNNNNNNNNNNNNNNNNNNNNNNNNNNNNNNNNNNNNNNNNNNNNNNNNNNNAGTTTGAGATGTGGTACGGCAAGCCTGACTCTTCAGAACAGGTACACAGTACAGCTGAGAcactgtcaaacaaacaaacaaacaaacaaacaaacaaacaaacaaacaaacagggtgTGAAGGAAGGAGACAGCCGTAAGTTTGAGATGTGGTACGGCATACCTGACTCTTCAGAACGATAcacagtacaggtgagacactgtcaaacaaacaaacaaacaaacaaacaaacaaacagggtaTGAAGGAAGGAGACAGCCGTAAGTTTGAGATGTGGTACGGCAAGCCTGACTCTTCAGAACGGTAcacagtacaggtgagacactgaagtaacaaacaaacaaacaaacaaacagggtaTGAAGGAAGGAGACAGCCGTAAGTTTGAGATGTGGTACGGCAAGCCTGACTCTTCTGAACGGTAcacagtacaggtgagacactgtcaaacaaacaaacaaacaggcaagcaaacaaacaaacaggataTAAAGGAAGGAGACCGTAAGTTTGAGATGTGGTACGGCAAGCCTGACTCTTCTGAACGGTAcacagtacaggtgagacactgtcaaacaaacaaacaaacaaacaaacaggataTAAAGGAAGGAGACCGTAAGTTTGAGATGTGGTACGGCAAGCCCGATTCTTCAGAACGGTAcacagtacaggtgagacactgtcaaacaaacaaacaaacaaacaaacaggataTAAAGGAAGGAGACCGTAAGTTTGAGATGTGGTACGGCAAGCCTGACTCTTCAGAACGGTAcacagtacaggtgagacactgtcaaacaaacaaacaaacaaacaaacaaacagggtaTGAAGGAAGGAGACAGCCGTAAGTTTGAGATGTGGTACGGCAAGCCTGACTCTTCAGAACGGTAcacagtacaggtgagacactgtcaaacaaacaaacaaacaaacagggtaTGAAGGAAGGTGACAGCCGTAAGTTTGAGATGTGGTACGGCAAGCCTGACTCTTCAGAACGGTAcacagtacaggtgagacactgtcaaacaaacaaacaaacaaacaaacaaacaaacaaacatcttagATGCAGGGTTTTGAAGAGAACATCATTCTGCAAATGATATGGTGATGTGGTTTGGTGGTTGTAGATTTGGTATAATATTCATCATTAGCTGTGAACAGCAGATATATAAAATTTCAGAATATGTATCACCTGTCATTGTTCAAGAATGCAGGTATTCAGTATATTGTAGTGTAATCAATAAAAATGCAATGTGGCAAATTTACAGAAAAATTAAGTGCTAAATGTTTTGCTGTATCCATTTCAGGTGCTGATTGTAACACTGATAGAATTCTTGCCTATCATATAACAATATGATGTTGATCTTTAACACCTGCTCCCCAGGCCAAGACCATCTACGTGAAGCAGGCCTGGGTGAAGGAGATCAGAGACATCTTAGACAAACACTCACAGGAGGCACAAGGTAAGGAGGCACTTACAGTCTCTCAAGGACACTTGGGATTTTCTTAAGGATGCCTCAGGTTTATTCAAGGACACACTGTTTTCAAAGAGGCAAGATGCAAGCTTTTGAAGATGGGAAAAATTGTTTTAGTAGTTGAAATTGTTGTAATCATTGAGAAAAGTCATgaatacacatatatatagttatgatatctgttcttgtattttatgtatattatgattcgatgtatcattgttatgtttaaggtatggcggcttcgaaaaggtgtcttttgacacctgttccgccataccctccagtgtggtgaatccaaataaataaataaataaataaacacaaataGAATGTTTGAATTATGATCATGGTTATGTTGTAGAATTTTGCATCTGATCTTAACTGCCCTCAGGAAGATATATCAATTATTTTGTGGATTTGTTTTTAACCATGATGGCGAGGAAGTGTGTGTTGGAAGCTACTGTGTTTACAATTGTTGACAGTTGAAAATAGAATGTTATGTTGTTAACGATTCTTTTTAATCTTTTACCGTTTGTGTAGATGTGAAGTCTGCAGTTGAAGCCAGAATATCAGCGATGGAAAGCACCAGTAAGTATACAGTCTAAAATTGTAGATGTCCATTTTCATGTGCGATATCATAGAAGAAAGTATGTTGAGATCCTACATATACGACAATGTAATGAAATATAGGTTTGTAAGAATGAAACTTACATTGTCCTATATATATAATCCTTTACTCTTGGTAAGAGTTTTTATCTGAACTGAATATTTTCCAACAATTTGTGGCCTGTGCTACACTGCTGCCGTTATTGTTGTTCCTTCGTACAGTTGCTATGGTGACAGTCTCCATAGAAACCCTGTTGTTATCTTCTGCTCCCAATATAACAGATTCCAACATTTGCAGCCTGCACAACACTGCAGTGCATGCTGTAATATAATGTCAGGGTCATTTTGCTTGtaccgaccgatgatgatgacaatctCGCAAACTATTCCAGTTGCCATGCCGACTGTTTCCATAGTAACCATGTTGTCCTTGTCCCCAGGCTCCCTTGGCTCCTCCATTGACACCCCCAGCACCCCGACAACGCCCTCCAGCTCTGGGAGGTAAGGAAAAATAACAATCATACATTtatccgtaaataacttcattgGGTtagcaattattcatatagcatttctttaggcacaaccaaagAGTatttacttccaacgtttcgatgtctatcagacaccatcatcagggttagaatgactggatactacttcttgctgctgcttatagccgatgtaggtggcgttgcagcagcaagaatgccgtcccaaacgtggctcagcttgtatcccccctcgtctctgttcatgactggagctgattttctgatccagtctgcctccttaatccaccgtgtccttctgttttcctctctgtcgaTGACTCTAGCATGCGTTTACGGAAGGTCTTTATTTCTGCCACAATGCGTACGTAtggagggatgtccctgtggctcaactggtagcagcctcacagttgagctcctggtccaaattaggcttaggtcacatttcaaaaccggggcctggccgggatgtttaaagaaatgaaaaattaaaatgtatacctagaaatatacgtATGTAATTTCCaagaatcttatgttgacatttcgtgtattttgatgtcctttatatcattcttttccctctcgaaagctgcccggttgGGCCCCGGGATGGCAattgtgacctaggccttagtTGGTAACTCAGGGAGACACTGTTCAATCCTGGAAGGGGTATCTTGTTTGGGACTGTAACTGTCTTCTTTGCACCTGCTTTTTGGAAGGGATGTGAAAATGGGAGTGCCTTATCTAAGGAGGTGCCTGTTAAGCATGTTAttaaggggaagggctagcaacgtccccctgctacagaaacagcaacttgagcaaggaaacttgctgcttTGCATGTGTgccactacaagggtctgaacaaatgaactgaaaaattgcatacatgtacatgtgtctgtgtacctgtaccagggctcaaaatacttttttctgcatacctgtactggtgccagtaacattgaaaattacctgcaccaggcaaattttacctgcaccactctgaatttaagaagtatggatcatactaaaattgttcaggaatcattgctattttgtcttttatactctatagCTATTACGTGGTAGCAGTCAAATGAATGCAGctaatccatacacacctacatcataggacatttatgtataaaacccagtgcatggaccagtgcaggttaggtgcaggtagacaccagaagtacctgcacagcttcaattttacctgcactaacctgcatatgcaggtggtatttcgaaaCCTGTGTACAGAAACATGTAGCTGACTCTGCTCTTCCCAGATATCTATAACCCATGCTGCCAGACCACAGGAAAATCCTTCAACTTTCAAGATATTAATTTTCAATCTCTCCTGACCTCCCTGATTGAATAGTCCCCCCAGACCAATTTTCCGCCGTGCTATTTTTACAGCCCCGTAACAGGAAGCCATGATTAGTCTGCTGACGTGCAGATGTAACATGATACCTCAAGGGTCACGCTTACCtcacgttgccatggtaatggcAGGAGATTGCATCATTTCCAGTGAAAGTATAATGTATAATATGTTTCTGCAGCAGACAGAGGCACGTGTCAGGACCGAGCCCTCGCCGCCGCGGCAGTAACGTCTTCAGCGAGACCAGCTTCGACTCCCTCATACATGCTGCTGAGGTGAGACGTCTTAGGGATTGTCTTTAAGATTTATCTAATGAGATTTCACATCAGATCACCTGAGATGTGTTGAGGTTTCTTTAGTCTGCTCTGATAGAAGATTTGAGGAAAATTTACCGTCATACCTTTCTTAGGTGGCACCATCTTAACACTGCTAAGGTAAGACATTTTAGACAATATCTTAAGATACTAAGATGCTGCGATAGCTGTAAGATTTATTTAAGGAAAATCTACTAAATCTGTCTTCACTGACACTTATCGTCATACACGCAGCTGAGGTGAGATATCTTATACAAAAATGTCTTTAAGATGCAGTGATAGCTGTAAGATTTATTCAAGGAAAATTTACCAAATCCGTCTTCAATGACACCATCTTAACACCGCTGAGGTAAGACATCTTAGATATCAACTTTAAGATGCTGTGATTCTGATGTAAGATTCAGTGACACTTAATGCCATGCACACAGCTTAGGTGAGATGTCTGAAACATTGCCTTTAAGGTCCTTTAATTCAACCAAGAAAATCCTTTTAGGTCTTTAAGGCACTTTGATGATGTTCaaggcagggctctagccagcgtccgtttttccgtcaattgacagaaacttgctgcgtgtgacggaatttttttaaaccaatccgtcaaccttggcggacaaagctccttggtggaagctacaggcggcttggggacgctgtccatggtcggaaagccacacactgtttgttttgctattgttatgactGTTGACTTATTGTGTCTGCGCCCTTTCGCATATggtaatctcattaaaaacctgtttttcaaggtctcagttccgtctttgTAACTcgattttcgcgacaatgggaatcggctgacagaaaaaaatttcaagctggctagagccctggttcaAGGTGAACAAAAATTATCTTCAGTTGtataataaatgataaatgttggTCTGAAGACTGGGAAGTATCTAATACTGAGTTTCATAAAGAACATGCGTATATTTCTTTCATGTGTCAGTTACCCTTGGAAGGGTATTGCCATACATGAATAAACAATTATAGTGAATATGGAGCCCTTCTAGTGACTAGTGAATAACAATACACTTCTGAGAAAGGtgatattgaaaaatgttttatgtatttgcTTGAACTTCCATTTATTCAATAGgacatgagaagctcaaattgacctgcaggctgcttttagATGTATGTGTTAATCAAGCTTTTGAAGTATGTTGGTGTCCCCCTAAACTCAAATGTTACGTAGTTATTAATAGATATTATTTTATGTTCTTTCCTTTCCCGATCCTAGTAGTGAGAGGCTAGTATGGAGTGAttataacatatttttttgtGCAAAAAAGCTATATTTGACTAGTAAAGCATCTAAGACATCTTGTGGTATATCCCCTTACAGACCCTTGTAGTTGGAGGCTTGTATGAAGTGTTGGAGACCGTCATCGTGGACGGGACGGACGAGTTAGAACTGCACAAGGGCGAACAGGTCAAGGTCGTCAGGAGCGGGGGCGACGACTTCTACCTCGtggaggtcagagttcaaagTTCATTATCTcaacttttatctgtagttcttAAAATTGATATCAATATGTATCATCAATCTAGTTTTTGCGTTGAGCAGTCACTATTACTAACTCACTATCTGATTTTAGAGCAGTTTGCAGTTTTGTCAGCAAGTTTATACCTTTAATAGATGAAGTTGGCTGGAGAGAGGGCTGGGTTCCAGGCTAACATGTGTGTTTCTGTAGCCTATAACAGATAAAGGGGAGTTAGCTGGAGAGAGGGGCTGGGTTCCAGGCTAACATGTGTGTTTCTGTAGCCTTTAACAGATAAAGGGGAGTTGGCTGGAGAGAGGGGCTGGGTTCCAGGCTAACATGTGTGTTTCTGTAGCCTATAACAGATAAAGGGGAGTTGGCTGGAGAGAGGGGCTGGGTTCCAGGCTAACTTGTGTGTTTCTGTAGCCTTTAACAGATAAAGGGGAGTTGGCTGGAGAGAGGGGCTGGGTCCCAGGCTAACTTGTGTGTTTCTGTAGCCTTTAACAGATAAAGGGGAGTTGGCTGGAGAGAGGGGCTGGGTCCCAGGCTACCTGCTGAagaagacaggaggaaaagAGATGGCTGACGGTGAGTTGGCATGGTGAGTGTCGGCAAGCACTCctcttttttgtcttctttccttCCCTACATCACCAGTGTTACCATTTATCATGTcttattgtttatttgtctcATTTCATCTTTCAAGTCCTATTCCTTTACCCAGTGCCCTCCCTTTTGCGTTCTTTTATTCCCTTGTTCTATGGAAAAATCATAGTAACTGCCTAGAAACTGAGTGCTAGGTTTGGTTTAGTTTTCAACCTAGCAAAGAAAGCCTGGAAATGCGTTACTGTTGTACTCCTGAGTTAATTGAAAAGTAGATGGTTAACTCACAGAGTAatgaaaatgattaaaaaatttTGAAAGGCCACAACCAGATAACTGACCTGAAATGGCCTTTCTAGAACAACAGTCAGAAAGATCTCGGCTGTTTAAAGGACAAGTTTCTTGTACAAAATAGCACCCAGGAAAAGGAAGGGTCgtacattgttgtacatgtaggactATGTAACAGCTGTTGGTGTGACCTTctttgttgaatagaaatgtaGAACTAGACAACCACCTGTTGCACAGACACTTCTGATCGGTTGCAGAACCTAAAGCTGCAGTTTCTGCTTTTTCCTTGGTGGTAAATGGATCGGGAATATGGGCAACTGTAGCTTCAGGTTACGCACACGTATGAGTTTTAGTTTCATTTCTTGTAACGATTTGGGTTAGTTTGCTACATGTCATGTTTCTAATGatgattactgtaaatacatttaagttcgcggggacttaatttcgcggtagcgggaaaagggacttttcgcggtggttttaatttcacggtagcaccatgcactgtagtatcttaatgccatggaaaaatgtttgcggtggttttagattTGCAGTGAAATGGCtgacgcgaaaaccgcgaacataaatccaccgcaaacatttctgcatttacaatcaTATAGTTGATATGTGACAATTTTGATAGGTCCATGGAATAGCAAAACAAGATGATTTTTATATTCTTTTATCCTTTCCATTGTAAAAATTGTAGAAGTACCAGGGCTCAATATAGTGCCTGCATAatgcagattagtgcaggtaaaagtatttcgagccctggtactgTGTTCCTCAGATGATAATGACTTAATAGATATTATAAATTGACCCAGTCTGCGTGTTTCTGACCCTAGTAAGTTCTTAGGAAGTAGATTGTAAATTGTGTCTCAGATGGATATTAAGATTGGCCTTTCCTGTCCCCAGATGCCGCCCACTTCGTGACGCCGCTCCGAGAGCTCACACACAGGGAGGGGGAGACCGCCACCTTCTCCTGCCAGTTCGCGGGAACTAAACCCATCGTCGTCTCGTGGTTCCACGACGGCGTCACCGTGGAGACCGGCGACAGGCTGTCAGTCATCACCACTGCGCAGCAAAGCTCGCTGCTGATTGGTCGAACCTTGCCAACGGATTCGGGGAGATACGAGTGTGTGATCAGTAATGAAGCTGGGACGGAAACTAGCCTAGCAGAGCTGGATGTCAGGCAGAACAGTGAGTTTCTTtcttagaagaagaagaactttattgcacgacaactgtagaggatacagtgtttggcaacttgaacatacaatacatacagaacagaacactacatgagttactagtatctaaaactCTAAcagactaatctattttacacatggtatataatatttacagtcaggctatcattatgtgctggttcatgatagtataatatcgtcacgttttttaaatgagttatgtataaattgaccgacat harbors:
- the LOC118405885 gene encoding obscurin-like isoform X2: MKEGDSRKFEMWYGKPDSSERYTVQAKTIYVKQAWVKEIRDILDKHSQEAQDVKSAVEARISAMESTSSLGSSIDTPSTPTTPSSSGSRQRHVSGPSPRRRGSNVFSETSFDSLIHAAETLVVGGLYEVLETVIVDGTDELELHKGEQVKVVRSGGDDFYLVEPLTDKGELAGERGWVPGYLLKKTGGKEMADDAAHFVTPLRELTHREGETATFSCQFAGTKPIVVSWFHDGVTVETGDRLSVITTAQQSSLLIGRTLPTDSGRYECVISNEAGTETSLAELDVRQNILPQLEHLDFVSAEVGDTAELWVIFSGSPTPQVRWTRDDKSLNTCDKFTITEKDDRTCLAVNDADLPDAGEYTCEVTNVAGTVVGAVRLKVEALNDELLTDDSDDFTSDSYSSSDNEMDNDASNGLQDEEPWEDEVFPPEGYEHDNNNEPQQPPTFGRKSPNNASQSQY
- the LOC118405885 gene encoding obscurin-like isoform X3; amino-acid sequence: MKEGDSRKFEMWYGKPDSSERYTVQAKTIYVKQAWVKEIRDILDKHSQEAQDVKSAVEARISAMESTSSLGSSIDTPSTPTTPSSSGRQRHVSGPSPRRRGSNVFSETSFDSLIHAAETLVVGGLYEVLETVIVDGTDELELHKGEQVKVVRSGGDDFYLVEPLTDKGELAGERGWVPGYLLKKTGGKEMADDAAHFVTPLRELTHREGETATFSCQFAGTKPIVVSWFHDGVTVETGDRLSVITTAQQSSLLIGRTLPTDSGRYECVISNEAGTETSLAELDVRQNILPQLEHLDFVSAEVGDTAELWVIFSGSPTPQVRWTRDDKSLNTCDKFTITEKDDRTCLAVNDADLPDAGEYTCEVTNVAGTVVGAVRLKVEALNDELLTDDSDDFTSDSYSSSDNEMDNDASNGLQDEEPWEDEVFPPEGYEHDNNNEPQQPPTFGRKSPNNASQSQY
- the LOC118405885 gene encoding obscurin-like isoform X1, with product MKEGDSRKFEMWYGKPDSSERYTVQAKTIYVKQAWVKEIRDILDKHSQEAQDVKSAVEARISAMESTSSLGSSIDTPSTPTTPSSSGSRQRHVSGPSPRRRGSNVFSETSFDSLIHAAETLVVGGLYEVLETVIVDGTDELELHKGEQVKVVRSGGDDFYLVEPLTDKGELAGERGWVPGYLLKKTGGKEMADDAAHFVTPLRELTHREGETATFSCQFAGTKPIVVSWFHDGVTVETGDRLSVITTAQQSSLLIGRTLPTDSGRYECVISNEAGTETSLAELDVRQNILPQLEHLDFVSAEVGDTAELWVIFSGSPTPQVRWTRDDKSLNTCDKFTITEKDDRTCLAVNDADLPDAGEYTCEVTNVAGTVVGAVRLKVEALNDELLTDDSDDFTSDSYSSSDNEMDNDASNGLQDEEPWEDEVFPPEGYEHDNNNEPQQPPTFGRKSPNNASQSQY
- the LOC118405885 gene encoding obscurin-like isoform X4; this translates as MWYGKPDSSERYIVQAKTIYVKQAWVKEIRDILDKHSQEAQDVKSAVEARISAMESTSSLGSSIDTPSTPTTPSSSGSRQRHVSGPSPRRRGSNVFSETSFDSLIHAAETLVVGGLYEVLETVIVDGTDELELHKGEQVKVVRSGGDDFYLVEPLTDKGELAGERGWVPGYLLKKTGGKEMADDAAHFVTPLRELTHREGETATFSCQFAGTKPIVVSWFHDGVTVETGDRLSVITTAQQSSLLIGRTLPTDSGRYECVISNEAGTETSLAELDVRQNILPQLEHLDFVSAEVGDTAELWVIFSGSPTPQVRWTRDDKSLNTCDKFTITEKDDRTCLAVNDADLPDAGEYTCEVTNVAGTVVGAVRLKVEALNDELLTDDSDDFTSDSYSSSDNEMDNDASNGLQDEEPWEDEVFPPEGYEHDNNNEPQQPPTFGRKSPNNASQSQY